The genomic region GCAATTTTAACAGCAGactggggggctgtggggggaaGTGTTCTCAGCTGAGGTGTGTTGATGATGGCActattctttttctctccctctccacaCTCACCCCACTCCCAGCAGAGACACACGGAGCGCTATGTCACTGGCATCCTGGTTCAGGTGGAACGAGCCCCCAAACCGCATTTCCCAGAGGAGCCCCACGGAGATGGTGGTGGAGACGCTGAtgatggagctgagctggcagatGAAGCAGGCCGAGAAGCAGCAGCGCGAGCGCGAGAACGAGTACCGGCGCATGAAGAGCGGCGTGGACTACGGCTGGCTGGTCAGCTACCCCAAGCACAGCTACGACATCAGCCCCggggaaaggctgcagctggaggacaTGTGCACCAAAATACACCCTTCCTACTGTGGGCCTGTCATACTCAGGTACTGTCAAAGATGGCATCATGAAGAGCTtgcctttccccctttcctcttTAGGATGTGTGAGGACAGAGTGAGAGTTGCTAGGACCAGCAGAACGGAAATTTGGCATCCTGTATCATGAGTTGTGCTGGGTTTGTGTCTTTGTGAAAGAAGGGAAATCTAATGTTTTAAGTCAGTTAAATATCATTTCCCGAAGAAGTTACAAAATGCTATTTCCCTCTGACATTGGTTGAGTGCTTCATGCTCCTGAGTAGCCAGAGCAGCATTACCTTGCCTGATGAACAGGTACCATCTCAGTATTgtgatggctttttttttgcttcagattTTGGAATTGTAGAGAAACTGAGGTTTAAAGGGATCTGTAGAGGGATGTACTTCCACCTCCTACTTGGAGTAGGGCCACCTTCAAAGTTAGATCAGGTTGCTTAGGGCCTTGTCCTGTCTACTGTTGAATATCTCTGAGGCAGAGGTTCCCCAGCCTCTGAACAGCCTCCTTTGGTGTTTCCCCCCTCTCACTGGAGCCTTCATTCCTGGATTTAAGCTGTCCAGCAGGTCTATTGAGGCActtgtccccagtgtccaaaCCAGCCTAAagatgcaattatttttttcagcctCTGAGCCAGGTATTCCCCGAGAATGTCTCTCTTCCCTACCCTCCCTCTTTCCCTAGTCATGGAGTCATGGGATGCAGGTGGGGATGAGTTGGTTTGAACAGCCAAGTGGTGCTTCTGACTTCTGCAGTGTAGATGTGCACAAAGCCTCTCTTGCTGTGGAGCCTTTCAAGTGCTACCCTTGGGGttgctgcctgccagctgaGCGACCTCCTGTGAAAATGCCTTTAGAAACTGATCTAAGCCTGCTCTAGCATGCAGACTGGAAGGGAAGGGTGTGGCTCTTTTCCTTTTGGGGTGGCTGTTCTAAGATAAACTCTTGCACTTGGCACAGTGAAGGCAAACTTGGCAAAGAGGAACAGTGACTCTGCAGTGCACCTTAGCCAAAGCAAAATTGTGCAATGGGCCTTTATGATCAACTTCCCCTGCTCCAACATGTTCTTCAGCTGGGATTAGAGCGAGCACAGTCTTTACAGAACATATACAAGAGGCTCTCAGCACCCTGCAGTCCCTCACTGCATATGCTGGCTCCTGTTTCCCCTTGAACAAATGGATCTATGGCCTCTGAATTGCAGCTGCAAAAGTGCTGGAAATAGCTGCTCCTCTGTCTTACAGTGGATGTAGCCaggaaaaaatgccaaaattaCCTCTCTAGCCCTCATCTTCCCTGGGGCTGAACCTTGGAATCAACCTGACACACAGAGCCTTGGCTCTTGCAAAGGTTGCCATGATGGCAGAATTTGGGATCATTCAGTGACCAAGACCTCTCCAGTGAAAATTTGCTGGGAACAGCACCTGCCTTGTGGTTGTATAACTCCAAGCTGTGCTGTAAACAAGCCACTTCAAACCCTTGGGATTCAGAGCTATCTTTACCATCTCCAGGGCCTGTCTAACAGGCTAACAGGTTATTTCCATGGCAGCAGGCTTTGgttgctggagcagggaggccCCAAGGTTCATCCTCTTCAGGAAAGTATTAAGCTGAGCCATATACAACTTGCTGctctgctatttattttttgtttaattgaTACAGATCATGCAAGATGTCTGATTTCAGTGCAGCTTGTAATGGTTGTTCACTGTTGTTCAGGATTCAGCATACTGATAAATGTAAGTAAGTAGATAAAGGCAGTAGATAAATGTACTCAACAACGTTGGTGGACTCTGTGTGGGTGATTGAAGAAGGCTAAAACCATCCTCTTGAAACTCCTCTTACAAATAGGGTGCTGTCATAAATTGTATTACACTGTGATTTGAGAAGTGGCATGTTTTACAGAGCCTGCATGGTTAGCAGAGccacactaaaaaaaaaccctgaggaTTTCATAACCTTTGTTGGTTCAATTCTGGGACTGAGAAGGGGCTATCAGAGCCACAGAAATGGTGGAACTGGATTGTGTCAAAGGTCTGGCTGATCTGATGAGCAGTCTGCATTGACCAGTGGCATCAGTGTAAGGAAAAGAGCAAAGGACAAGGAAGcaaatccagcagcagggacaatTACACCTCATGTATAGCATCCAGCTTACTGTGCCTTGTAACTGGGAGACTTTTGGAGCCACAAGTGGACCTTCTATCCATAATTGGCTGatgtggctttttctttcagttgttTAGGTTGTGggagc from Molothrus ater isolate BHLD 08-10-18 breed brown headed cowbird chromosome 3, BPBGC_Mater_1.1, whole genome shotgun sequence harbors:
- the RD3 gene encoding protein RD3, which gives rise to MSLASWFRWNEPPNRISQRSPTEMVVETLMMELSWQMKQAEKQQRERENEYRRMKSGVDYGWLVSYPKHSYDISPGERLQLEDMCTKIHPSYCGPVILRFRQVVAEYEPEAQEVSRLFRSVLQEAAEKIKEEEEAKKLARQWNTKNRTSLSLTTFKSRSRISPFISDIKTISEDVERGTQPNRRVWSMPEFRNTKDF